A part of Candidatus Electrothrix aestuarii genomic DNA contains:
- a CDS encoding DUF4838 domain-containing protein → MRSDAIILRRKANRVYLAGSNDLSHYFAVIELLRRWGCRWYLPTEFGECIPRQPRLTINDLEYAYAPPFEIRSYWISWLGDQAGKKDFQRRNFMTLGKGDFPPTGHALGKYVRDLNKDIFRIPLTAPETAEHIVKQVEEKYAAGESFSLSMEDGVYESSYPGDTKLMRLQWDKYYLRWSVTDPFLELYNNVAGTLQKKYPDSPAKIGFLAYTNMTIPPVREMKAEKSLFCELAPIDIDPIHGMDSLQSPPRQEYKAFLYKWAKVMDGRLAIYDYDQGMLVWRDLPNPSHQAFAQDVQHYRKAGILGIHTESRNAIATTFLNLYLRGQLMWNPDTDIRAELTEFFPKFYGPAAEPMREYWEAIFQAWAETIVIEHEYFLAPAIYTPSLLKTMKVRMKEAEALVEPLRNKKNRSRNEQLYLDRLAFTRMSCDITTLYLAMVKAAASDIDYKKAVQLGEKALVIREQLTAMNGTFTTYKGMKVEDKGYAWWPGEVRQYRELEQWVNGDKGDLVLKLPLEWAFRRDPGNIGIKEKFAVEPVDLTFWQANRGTYTLDLLKDYPVTEWEMLRTDLYMQAQGVRNPDRQSYIGYGWYRTDVDITAEQADKKLHLRFPGLFNECWLYLNGEDVAHREQNSLWWNNDYRFEWDVDLTGKIKQGKNILALRLNSRHHFAGMFRRPFIYAAR, encoded by the coding sequence TTGCGCAGTGATGCCATTATCCTTCGACGCAAAGCGAATAGGGTCTATCTGGCTGGTAGTAATGACCTTAGTCATTATTTTGCGGTCATAGAACTTCTGCGCCGCTGGGGCTGTCGCTGGTATCTGCCCACGGAATTCGGCGAATGTATCCCCAGGCAGCCCCGCCTGACCATCAATGATCTGGAGTATGCCTATGCCCCGCCCTTTGAAATTCGATCCTACTGGATTTCCTGGCTTGGGGATCAGGCCGGAAAAAAGGATTTTCAACGGCGTAATTTTATGACCCTGGGCAAGGGCGATTTTCCGCCCACAGGCCACGCCCTGGGTAAATATGTCCGGGATTTGAATAAGGACATTTTTCGTATCCCCTTGACAGCCCCGGAGACAGCCGAGCATATCGTGAAGCAGGTGGAAGAGAAATACGCTGCCGGTGAGAGTTTTTCCCTCAGCATGGAGGACGGCGTGTATGAATCCAGCTATCCCGGGGATACCAAGTTGATGCGGCTGCAATGGGATAAATACTATCTCCGTTGGAGTGTGACCGACCCCTTCCTGGAGCTGTATAATAACGTAGCAGGCACTCTTCAAAAAAAATACCCGGACAGTCCGGCCAAAATAGGTTTTCTTGCCTATACCAATATGACCATCCCCCCTGTGCGGGAGATGAAGGCGGAAAAGTCCCTGTTCTGTGAGCTGGCACCCATTGATATTGATCCTATCCACGGAATGGATTCTCTCCAGTCACCGCCCCGGCAGGAATATAAGGCCTTCCTGTATAAATGGGCCAAGGTGATGGACGGACGGTTAGCGATCTATGATTACGATCAGGGAATGCTGGTCTGGCGCGATCTCCCTAATCCATCCCACCAAGCCTTTGCCCAGGATGTGCAGCATTATCGCAAGGCCGGAATCCTGGGGATTCATACGGAAAGCCGCAATGCCATTGCTACCACCTTCCTTAACCTCTATCTCCGTGGTCAGCTGATGTGGAACCCGGATACGGATATCCGGGCTGAACTGACTGAGTTTTTTCCGAAATTTTACGGGCCAGCAGCTGAACCTATGCGGGAATATTGGGAGGCCATCTTTCAGGCATGGGCAGAGACCATTGTCATAGAGCACGAATATTTCCTTGCTCCGGCTATTTATACCCCGAGCCTGCTCAAGACCATGAAAGTACGGATGAAAGAGGCAGAGGCATTAGTGGAACCACTGCGCAACAAGAAAAACCGCTCTCGCAATGAGCAGCTGTATCTTGATCGGCTCGCCTTTACCCGGATGAGCTGCGATATCACGACCCTGTACCTGGCAATGGTCAAGGCCGCTGCTTCTGATATTGACTATAAGAAGGCGGTGCAGCTTGGCGAAAAGGCCCTGGTTATCCGGGAACAACTCACAGCTATGAACGGAACCTTTACCACCTATAAAGGTATGAAGGTGGAGGACAAGGGCTATGCCTGGTGGCCAGGTGAGGTTCGGCAATACCGTGAACTGGAGCAATGGGTGAATGGTGATAAGGGGGATTTGGTGCTCAAGCTTCCCCTGGAATGGGCCTTTCGGCGTGATCCAGGAAATATCGGAATAAAGGAAAAATTTGCTGTTGAACCGGTTGATCTCACCTTCTGGCAGGCGAACCGAGGCACCTATACCCTGGACCTGCTCAAGGATTATCCGGTGACCGAATGGGAGATGCTGCGGACCGACCTGTACATGCAGGCTCAGGGGGTGCGTAACCCGGATCGACAGAGTTATATTGGCTATGGCTGGTATCGGACTGATGTGGATATTACAGCAGAGCAGGCGGACAAGAAGCTGCATCTCCGTTTTCCCGGCCTGTTCAACGAATGCTGGCTCTATCTCAACGGCGAGGACGTGGCCCATCGTGAGCAAAATTCCCTTTGGTGGAACAATGATTACCGCTTTGAATGGGATGTTGATTTGACCGGGAAGATCAAACAGGGTAAAAATATCCTTGCCCTGCGGCTGAACAGTCGGCATCATTTCGCCGGGATGTTTCGCCGACCTTTTATCTACGCTGCGCGTTGA
- the trpA gene encoding tryptophan synthase subunit alpha, with the protein MNIQQDLQERLKKKPILLMTHLVLGYPSIAVNREVIRQMAENGVDCIELQIPFSEPMADGPVILKANQDALASGIRVEDSFAFAREMVEEFPQVHFFFMTYYNIVFRYGLNAFIERAADIGMKGFIVPDLPPEEGQEYLRLAKEKNMAAIMFFTPTSTDERMAEVAGQGSGFVYCVARKGVTGKQTAMDDGLSQYLLRCRRATDLPLAVGFGISSREDVALLEGKADMAVIGTATIKLVDEQGPEAVGPFIRSLAGG; encoded by the coding sequence ATGAATATACAACAGGACTTACAAGAACGACTGAAAAAAAAGCCCATCCTCCTCATGACCCATCTGGTTCTGGGATACCCTTCCATAGCGGTCAACCGCGAGGTGATTCGCCAGATGGCGGAAAATGGGGTGGATTGCATTGAGCTCCAGATTCCCTTTTCCGAGCCTATGGCGGACGGGCCGGTGATCCTCAAGGCCAATCAGGATGCCCTTGCTTCCGGGATTCGGGTTGAGGACAGCTTTGCCTTTGCCAGGGAGATGGTGGAAGAGTTCCCCCAGGTTCATTTCTTTTTTATGACCTATTATAATATCGTGTTCCGGTACGGCCTGAATGCCTTTATTGAGCGGGCAGCGGATATCGGCATGAAGGGCTTTATTGTGCCTGATCTGCCGCCGGAAGAGGGGCAGGAGTATCTCCGGTTAGCCAAAGAAAAGAATATGGCGGCTATTATGTTTTTTACCCCGACTTCCACAGACGAGCGCATGGCTGAGGTGGCAGGGCAGGGCAGTGGCTTTGTTTACTGCGTGGCCCGCAAGGGGGTGACGGGCAAGCAGACCGCAATGGACGACGGTCTTTCGCAATACCTCCTGCGTTGCCGCCGGGCAACGGATTTGCCGCTGGCCGTGGGCTTTGGGATCAGCAGTCGTGAGGATGTGGCCCTGCTGGAGGGCAAGGCGGATATGGCGGTTATCGGGACTGCGACGATTAAGTTGGTTGATGAGCAAGGGCCGGAAGCGGTGGGGCCGTTTATTCGGTCGCTGGCTGGGGGGTGA
- a CDS encoding NACHT domain-containing protein — translation MEWLDWITAGVRWLKENPEVTWSGAGFTILGVFYFVVKISLTVIIRRVRGKPPLSPQSDTSEWQAKSQLHREQHTNFYSFPPIQASQDINKTNSLQHVGRSSFVQERIGMLDVFIRRLTGHTVPLTTQHTKKWLPKNRHKLLTRLQWELNERINSLLLGQTTLHLDKDLSPYEVERPHTRQDIIDYTLERDGAVVESTDQPIVELFLRPDVGQRLAILGRPGSGKTVCLLKLLEHLLQQAEGDAHEPLPIIFECSEWDGRELVPWMAYQLHRKYEIKEETARQMVQNRDILPLFDGLDELATEKQGDFVRCFNALPNDRPQVVCCRIKEYEYLQENAGDKLALRNAVILRDITRQRLKGHLLRAGLHDLWTLLEQSENEADPSSPKPAEEGRDREQAQTLLDLARRPLFLGIMISVAEKLRRNRSLPSFHTKKELDKKEQWFGKFCFRLCKCCRCIQQIFIIEVEFI, via the coding sequence ATGGAGTGGCTGGATTGGATTACCGCCGGAGTACGCTGGCTGAAAGAGAACCCGGAAGTGACGTGGAGTGGGGCCGGATTCACCATTCTCGGTGTTTTCTATTTTGTGGTTAAAATTTCGTTGACTGTGATTATCCGCAGGGTTCGTGGCAAGCCTCCATTGTCGCCACAGAGCGATACCAGCGAATGGCAGGCCAAGAGTCAACTACATAGGGAGCAGCATACCAATTTTTACTCTTTTCCTCCTATACAAGCCTCACAGGATATAAATAAGACCAATAGCCTGCAGCACGTGGGCCGCTCTTCTTTCGTTCAAGAAAGGATCGGCATGTTGGACGTGTTCATCCGCAGGTTGACCGGTCATACTGTCCCTTTAACAACGCAACATACCAAGAAGTGGTTACCTAAGAACCGGCACAAGCTGCTCACCCGTCTGCAATGGGAGCTGAATGAACGGATCAATTCACTTCTACTTGGTCAGACCACGCTGCATCTGGACAAGGACTTATCTCCTTACGAAGTGGAGCGTCCCCATACCCGGCAGGACATCATTGACTATACCTTGGAGCGGGACGGGGCGGTCGTCGAGAGCACGGATCAGCCCATTGTCGAGCTTTTTCTTCGCCCGGATGTGGGGCAGCGGCTGGCTATCCTGGGCAGGCCGGGCAGCGGCAAGACGGTCTGCCTGCTCAAGCTGCTTGAACACCTGCTGCAACAGGCCGAGGGAGATGCGCACGAACCGCTGCCGATAATCTTTGAGTGCTCGGAGTGGGATGGCCGGGAGCTGGTGCCGTGGATGGCCTATCAACTGCATCGCAAGTACGAGATCAAGGAGGAAACGGCCCGGCAGATGGTGCAGAACCGGGATATTCTGCCCCTGTTCGACGGCCTGGATGAGCTGGCAACGGAGAAGCAGGGGGATTTTGTCCGCTGCTTCAATGCCCTGCCCAATGACCGGCCTCAGGTCGTCTGCTGCCGGATTAAGGAGTACGAGTATCTCCAAGAAAATGCAGGGGACAAGCTGGCCCTCAGAAATGCGGTGATCCTCCGGGATATCACTAGGCAGCGGCTCAAGGGGCATCTCCTGCGGGCAGGGCTGCATGACCTCTGGACGCTGCTTGAGCAATCGGAAAACGAGGCTGATCCGTCATCTCCAAAACCTGCGGAAGAGGGGCGGGACAGGGAGCAGGCGCAGACCCTGCTGGATCTGGCCCGACGACCTCTGTTTCTGGGGATTATGATTTCTGTGGCCGAGAAGCTGCGCCGTAACCGTTCACTCCCCTCATTCCACACAAAAAAAGAACTGGACAAAAAAGAGCAATGGTTCGGTAAATTTTGCTTCAGATTATGCAAGTGCTGCCGCTGTATTCAACAGATCTTCATAATCGAAGTCGAATTTATCTGA
- a CDS encoding DUF6444 domain-containing protein — protein sequence MHLSREELLKIDKQFIDSLPGKSAKELCLLALDDLKELHERLGQNSENSSMPPSSNFPWAGLMPTLKPTRRNRMKSKSKPRT from the coding sequence ATGCACCTATCCAGAGAAGAGTTGCTAAAAATAGATAAGCAGTTTATTGACTCCTTGCCCGGTAAGAGTGCAAAGGAGCTGTGCCTGCTCGCACTTGATGACCTCAAAGAACTTCACGAACGGCTGGGTCAAAATTCCGAAAACAGCTCCATGCCTCCCAGCTCAAATTTCCCCTGGGCCGGTTTGATGCCGACGCTCAAGCCGACGAGGAGGAACCGGATGAAGAGCAAGTCGAAGCCACGGACATAG
- a CDS encoding IS66 family transposase yields MVGPKLTALIVCLSKRMRLSRRRIREFLQDWLRLDLSIGTINQCIHEAGRAVSPLSEEFLEEVRESLILFVDETSWKEWGKKQWLWVFTSLKVTFYIIGLRSQKVLDYVLGQTFQGLLMSDGYKAYRKFLNRLRCWAHLLRKTKGLKQSLSDDPRTFGTEAYEVLTELMDVIYKAREGPPTDLLPIYREFLAEFKQCCMKYRDSTHKKTRELAREFLNDWDTIFHVLSNPTWPLTNNEAEQALRHWVIARKLSHGTRNGQGSHVFAILASVIDTCRKRNACPWKYLAEVITARRQGLDVPPLPLAA; encoded by the coding sequence ATGGTCGGCCCAAAATTGACCGCTCTGATCGTGTGTCTCTCCAAGCGCATGCGCCTTTCCCGCCGCCGCATCCGGGAATTTTTGCAAGATTGGCTGCGATTGGATTTGAGCATCGGCACGATCAATCAATGTATCCATGAAGCTGGCCGCGCCGTTTCTCCCCTTAGCGAGGAGTTTCTTGAGGAGGTGCGTGAATCACTGATCCTGTTCGTGGATGAGACATCCTGGAAGGAGTGGGGCAAGAAACAGTGGTTATGGGTCTTTACCTCGCTGAAAGTCACCTTTTACATCATTGGCCTTCGCAGCCAAAAAGTACTTGATTATGTGCTCGGCCAAACCTTTCAGGGATTGCTGATGAGCGACGGCTACAAGGCCTATCGTAAGTTCCTCAACAGGCTCCGCTGCTGGGCGCATTTACTGCGCAAGACAAAAGGCTTGAAACAGAGCCTGAGCGATGATCCCCGCACATTCGGCACTGAGGCCTACGAGGTGCTCACCGAGTTGATGGATGTAATTTACAAGGCTCGCGAGGGACCACCCACGGATCTTTTGCCAATATACAGAGAATTCCTGGCCGAATTTAAGCAATGCTGCATGAAATATCGGGATTCAACGCATAAAAAAACACGCGAGCTGGCCAGAGAATTTCTCAACGACTGGGACACGATTTTTCATGTGTTGTCGAATCCGACGTGGCCCCTGACCAATAATGAGGCGGAGCAAGCGTTACGTCATTGGGTTATTGCGCGCAAATTAAGCCACGGTACCCGTAATGGTCAAGGTAGTCATGTGTTTGCCATACTTGCGAGCGTGATTGATACGTGTAGGAAGCGCAACGCCTGTCCGTGGAAATATCTCGCCGAGGTTATCACGGCTCGGCGTCAGGGGCTGGATGTACCTCCTCTGCCTCTTGCTGCGTAA
- a CDS encoding RHS repeat-associated core domain-containing protein, which yields MRGSILRSELYALNNGTRQEQPYTVEEYSYTLAEIAAPEKDQNRLRIFSPRPAAQRTTQWERGEDPMTQFSFTDDYDEYGQPRRQTAVAMPRLVKHQYSVTGAATGAFNPNETHVLATCTTTEYAVPQSPEVYIHNRTAQTKNYELLNPPPGPDSATDDLQLALIKQRDLARQVHTLFADRSGGDVRLISHQLEHYDGPEFTGLPVGQVGKHGALIRSETLVFTGELLDQIYADRCPAYLNGTASLPTEAPINFGTDSGYRKKDATAGSHENGYYIDSLRQALSSRGLPIALQDALGHETTISYDVHELLPKTVTDPVGLETKAQYNYRLLQPQNMTEPNGNTTHVLYNPIGLPHKQYLVGRDAQGNETLGGTADQPEIIYAYNFFNVEQSGQPVFVHTSRRVHHAGENRSDETIQSREYSDGFGRLIQQRAQAENLVFGKMGHEVGLPEKPGSTPKTAAGQRSKETVVVSGWQVFDNKGQVIEKYEEFLDNDWEFQPETDARTGEHVSLFYDPLGRVIRTLNPDGSQQRVIFGRPITAEELALTRNDLESTDVPDTFAPSPWESFSYDANDLAELTHPNSDAVPDEHHYTPASTILDALGRTCCAVARNGGKTEDWIITRSRYDIRSNLITVIDALGREAFKYSYDLHNRPLQVDSIDAGRRTSVFNALGDLIEYRDDKGSLVLRTYDALNRPKEVWARDNSTGKCTLRERILYGDEGDRATARQLNSLGRPVQHFDEAGVLKMLSYDFKGNLMEKSRLTIQDSSLADDWQADWSADDAKDTLEPSAFLTSMSFDALNRPAEIIYPEDVDGERKKLIPRYNRAGALQAVLLNDEDYVQQISYNAKGQRVLICYGNGLMTRYAYDPKTFRLIRMRTEQFNHQADPASGTESWQGSGQIIQDFSYGYDQVGNITRIDEHTPGCGMTRSPLGPDHLLREFTYDPIYRLLSATGRACTNNAVPRNLADDPTCGFFAGNSQAANQNNAPDLTEQYTERFSYDPAGNMLELAYHADSGSWTRRFALGGLPEDQWQAAPNNRLTGLRSGDTRNSFDFDANGNMLRQNTSKHHIWDHADRMIGYRVQAKENGPVSVQVRYLYGADGMRVKKWVRNQQGQVNTSTYIDGIFEQHRLVNANEDKTNNTLHVMDDQSRIALVRVGQPLDARDASPQVQYHFGDHLGSSHVVVGGDTAGANSFINREEYFPYGETSFGCFGRKRYRYSGKERDEESGLYYYGARYLAPWLGRWLNCDPVGPIDHINLFLFSALNPIRYKDKIGHTSRPAEDAANLAVQRVDARYSGESKEVGSNHRRSVTDEQIEAMNKGNTLRASDGTYPTNCTEFPIDTLEAYFNSKRQHAVFREIIASARDSRGYYLGDITSGVQSARGTYLIRLLREKAGFKVAYFTFNEADSPKSKLYPPKVKNVIGADTGKTIKHVNTHIDREYIASGDNNKENRNDLLSLIKNTTFAIGTVDYGHHMFVIAYGEVFEVHYDEGKTSLNLYEVSDFENFASKFDHGVIAFPPEQSLNISPLISNSQ from the coding sequence CTGCGCGGCAGTATTCTTCGCAGTGAACTCTATGCCCTGAACAACGGAACACGTCAGGAGCAGCCGTATACGGTTGAGGAATACAGCTATACTCTGGCTGAGATAGCCGCACCGGAAAAGGATCAGAACAGACTGCGTATCTTTTCTCCCCGTCCAGCGGCCCAACGCACCACCCAATGGGAACGGGGTGAAGATCCTATGACCCAATTCAGCTTTACCGACGACTATGATGAGTACGGTCAGCCGCGCCGACAAACCGCTGTGGCCATGCCCCGTCTGGTCAAACATCAGTACTCTGTCACCGGTGCGGCAACCGGTGCCTTTAACCCGAATGAAACCCATGTCCTTGCCACCTGCACGACCACCGAATATGCCGTGCCCCAATCTCCTGAGGTGTATATCCACAATCGTACCGCACAAACAAAAAATTATGAACTGCTGAACCCTCCTCCCGGACCGGACAGCGCAACGGATGATCTTCAACTTGCTTTGATCAAACAACGAGATCTTGCCCGGCAAGTGCATACCTTGTTTGCAGATCGTTCAGGCGGTGATGTCAGACTGATCAGTCATCAGCTTGAACATTATGACGGCCCGGAATTTACCGGGCTGCCTGTCGGACAGGTGGGTAAACACGGTGCCCTGATCCGCAGCGAGACGCTGGTATTCACCGGTGAACTGCTGGACCAGATTTATGCCGACCGCTGTCCCGCCTATCTGAACGGCACTGCCTCTCTGCCCACTGAGGCACCGATCAATTTCGGCACGGACAGCGGCTATAGAAAGAAAGATGCCACAGCGGGCAGTCACGAGAACGGCTATTACATCGACAGCCTACGTCAAGCACTCTCCTCCCGTGGTCTGCCGATTGCCCTCCAAGATGCGCTCGGTCATGAAACAACCATCAGCTATGATGTGCATGAGTTGCTGCCGAAAACGGTCACTGATCCTGTCGGGCTGGAAACCAAGGCTCAATACAACTATCGCCTCCTCCAGCCGCAAAACATGACTGAGCCCAACGGCAACACCACCCATGTTCTCTACAATCCCATCGGCCTGCCGCATAAGCAGTATCTGGTCGGTCGGGATGCGCAGGGCAACGAGACCCTGGGAGGAACGGCAGATCAACCTGAGATTATCTATGCGTATAACTTTTTCAATGTTGAACAGAGCGGGCAACCGGTTTTTGTTCATACCAGCCGTCGAGTCCATCATGCCGGAGAGAACCGTTCGGATGAGACTATCCAGTCACGCGAATACTCTGACGGCTTCGGTCGTCTGATTCAACAACGCGCTCAGGCTGAAAACCTGGTCTTCGGAAAAATGGGCCACGAAGTCGGGTTACCAGAAAAACCGGGCAGTACACCGAAAACAGCTGCGGGACAGCGCAGTAAAGAAACTGTGGTGGTCAGTGGCTGGCAAGTGTTTGACAACAAAGGACAGGTGATCGAAAAATATGAAGAATTCCTTGATAACGATTGGGAGTTCCAGCCGGAAACCGATGCTCGAACCGGGGAACATGTCAGTCTTTTTTATGATCCCCTCGGACGAGTGATTCGGACCCTGAACCCGGACGGTTCACAACAACGGGTTATCTTTGGCAGGCCGATTACTGCTGAAGAATTAGCCCTGACTCGGAATGATCTGGAGTCCACCGACGTACCCGATACATTCGCACCTTCCCCCTGGGAAAGCTTCAGCTACGATGCAAACGATCTGGCTGAGCTAACCCATCCGAATTCCGACGCAGTGCCTGACGAGCATCATTATACGCCTGCAAGCACAATACTGGACGCCCTGGGTCGAACCTGCTGCGCTGTGGCCCGCAACGGCGGCAAAACCGAGGATTGGATCATCACCCGGTCCCGGTACGACATTCGCAGCAATCTGATCACGGTAATCGACGCCTTGGGACGGGAGGCGTTTAAATATTCTTATGACCTGCACAACCGCCCCCTACAGGTGGACAGCATTGATGCCGGTCGTCGCACCTCGGTCTTTAATGCTTTAGGCGACTTGATAGAATACCGCGACGACAAAGGCAGCCTGGTTCTGCGCACCTATGACGCTTTGAACCGACCCAAGGAAGTCTGGGCCCGCGATAATTCTACAGGAAAATGCACCTTACGGGAGCGCATTCTCTACGGTGATGAAGGCGACCGGGCAACAGCACGCCAGCTCAACAGCTTGGGCAGGCCAGTGCAACATTTTGATGAGGCCGGTGTTCTGAAAATGCTTTCCTACGATTTCAAAGGCAATCTAATGGAAAAATCCCGCCTGACTATTCAGGACAGCAGCTTGGCTGATGACTGGCAGGCGGATTGGTCGGCAGATGATGCGAAAGATACCCTTGAGCCGTCCGCATTCCTGACAAGTATGTCTTTTGATGCCTTGAACAGACCCGCCGAAATAATCTATCCTGAGGATGTGGACGGAGAACGGAAGAAGCTCATTCCCCGCTATAATCGCGCCGGTGCATTGCAGGCTGTCCTGTTGAACGACGAGGATTATGTGCAGCAAATATCCTATAACGCCAAAGGACAGCGGGTACTGATCTGCTACGGCAACGGGCTGATGACCCGCTACGCCTATGATCCGAAGACCTTCCGCCTGATCAGGATGCGTACCGAACAGTTCAACCATCAGGCAGATCCTGCCAGCGGAACCGAGAGCTGGCAGGGCAGTGGTCAGATCATTCAGGATTTCAGTTACGGCTATGATCAGGTCGGCAATATTACCCGAATAGATGAACATACACCCGGCTGCGGCATGACCCGTAGTCCGCTCGGCCCGGACCACCTGCTCCGTGAATTCACCTACGATCCGATCTACCGTTTGTTATCCGCCACCGGACGTGCCTGTACAAACAATGCGGTGCCGCGCAACCTGGCTGATGATCCGACCTGCGGCTTTTTTGCAGGTAACTCCCAGGCGGCAAATCAAAACAATGCCCCTGATCTGACCGAGCAGTATACAGAGCGTTTCAGCTATGACCCGGCAGGGAATATGCTGGAACTGGCCTATCATGCCGATTCCGGCAGCTGGACCCGCCGATTCGCGCTGGGCGGGTTGCCGGAGGACCAATGGCAGGCGGCTCCGAATAATCGGCTGACCGGCCTGCGTAGCGGTGATACGAGGAACAGCTTTGATTTTGATGCCAACGGCAACATGCTACGCCAGAATACCAGCAAGCATCATATCTGGGATCATGCGGATCGAATGATAGGCTATCGAGTGCAGGCCAAGGAGAACGGCCCGGTCTCGGTTCAGGTTCGCTACCTGTACGGTGCCGACGGTATGCGGGTGAAAAAATGGGTGCGCAATCAGCAGGGGCAGGTCAATACAAGCACATATATAGACGGCATTTTCGAGCAGCATCGGCTTGTAAATGCCAATGAGGATAAGACAAACAATACCCTCCATGTGATGGATGATCAGAGCCGTATCGCTCTGGTGCGGGTGGGACAGCCTTTGGATGCGCGTGATGCTTCCCCGCAGGTGCAGTATCATTTTGGTGATCATCTGGGCAGCAGTCATGTTGTTGTGGGGGGCGATACTGCCGGTGCAAACAGCTTTATTAATCGTGAGGAGTATTTTCCGTACGGGGAAACGAGTTTTGGGTGTTTTGGGCGGAAGCGGTATCGGTATAGTGGGAAGGAGAGGGATGAGGAGAGTGGGTTGTATTATTATGGGGCGCGGTATTTGGCACCTTGGTTAGGAAGATGGTTGAATTGTGATCCTGTTGGCCCTATAGACCATATTAATTTATTTTTATTTTCAGCTCTCAACCCTATTAGGTACAAAGACAAAATTGGTCATACGTCAAGACCAGCTGAGGACGCCGCCAATCTTGCTGTTCAAAGAGTAGATGCTCGGTACTCAGGAGAAAGTAAAGAGGTCGGATCAAATCATAGAAGAAGTGTCACTGACGAGCAGATAGAAGCGATGAATAAGGGCAATACTTTGAGAGCATCAGACGGAACATATCCCACAAATTGCACTGAATTCCCAATAGACACACTAGAAGCTTATTTTAACTCAAAACGACAGCATGCTGTTTTTAGGGAAATAATCGCGTCCGCTAGAGATTCCAGAGGATATTATTTGGGAGACATTACTTCAGGGGTTCAATCAGCTCGTGGAACCTACCTTATCAGATTGCTACGTGAAAAAGCAGGATTTAAAGTAGCCTATTTTACATTTAATGAAGCCGACTCTCCTAAATCAAAACTATATCCTCCGAAGGTTAAAAACGTCATCGGTGCAGACACCGGAAAAACAATAAAACATGTCAACACTCATATTGATAGAGAATATATTGCTTCTGGGGATAACAATAAAGAAAACAGGAATGATTTATTGAGCCTCATTAAAAATACTACATTCGCTATAGGAACCGTCGATTATGGACACCATATGTTCGTAATTGCCTACGGAGAAGTCTTTGAAGTTCACTATGATGAGGGAAAAACAAGTCTCAACCTTTATGAGGTTTCAGACTTTGAAAATTTTGCTTCAAAATTTGATCACGGTGTTATTGCATTCCCACCAGAGCAATCACTAAATATATCTCCTTTAATAAGCAACTCTCAATAA
- a CDS encoding transposase: protein MFTIPQELRKIIFSDRMLIKIMMDCASKAAVEVLQSKGVDAVPGILLVVHTFGRDLKFNPHVHMLMTEGGLTSSNQWVDIPFLPYGLLRKKWQYYLLTEIKASLPQTKENVRFIDYLFKSQRNGFYVNGKSKMTSARHAARYIGRYMARPALAEHKITNYDGEEVTFWYIDHKTEVKVTEAIPAKEFIQRLIDHIPLKGFKMVRHYGLYSRRTKTIAIEILMDCKRFIQKTFEFMKSDSRSLSWRERLVQSFGKDPLTCPNCKEKMFLWRIWHPDYGDIFDLSRDRSFVESKSKQECNKRNSSGRQVKWIPQLLPF from the coding sequence GTGTTTACCATTCCACAAGAACTCCGAAAGATAATTTTTAGTGATCGTATGCTGATCAAGATTATGATGGATTGTGCTTCAAAAGCGGCTGTGGAAGTACTTCAAAGTAAAGGAGTTGATGCTGTTCCGGGAATTCTATTAGTTGTCCATACGTTTGGAAGAGATCTTAAGTTTAATCCGCATGTCCATATGTTAATGACAGAAGGAGGATTAACATCTTCCAATCAGTGGGTTGATATTCCATTTTTGCCATATGGTCTGCTTAGAAAAAAATGGCAATATTATTTGCTGACTGAAATAAAGGCTAGCTTGCCGCAAACAAAAGAAAATGTAAGATTCATAGATTACCTGTTTAAAAGCCAACGTAATGGTTTTTATGTAAATGGTAAAAGCAAGATGACATCAGCAAGACATGCAGCTCGATATATTGGTCGCTATATGGCTCGTCCAGCATTGGCAGAGCACAAGATAACGAATTACGATGGTGAGGAAGTAACATTTTGGTATATTGATCATAAAACAGAAGTTAAAGTTACCGAAGCGATTCCAGCCAAAGAGTTCATACAACGATTAATTGACCATATCCCGCTAAAGGGATTCAAGATGGTCCGCCATTATGGGTTATATTCTCGACGTACAAAAACAATCGCGATAGAGATTTTGATGGACTGTAAACGTTTTATCCAGAAGACTTTTGAATTCATGAAAAGTGATTCAAGGTCATTGAGCTGGAGAGAGCGTCTAGTACAGAGTTTCGGGAAAGATCCGTTAACATGTCCAAACTGTAAAGAAAAAATGTTTTTATGGCGGATTTGGCATCCTGACTATGGAGATATCTTTGATCTGAGCAGAGACAGATCTTTTGTGGAAAGCAAGAGTAAACAAGAATGCAACAAGAGAAACTCTTCGGGTCGGCAGGTTAAGTGGATACCGCAATTGCTTCCGTTTTAA